The Streptomyces achromogenes genome window below encodes:
- a CDS encoding sensor histidine kinase: protein MPNNSPTAEGRRSLTRNWPVGRRLRAVLLIPVLVALVFGGVRVKRSVDTWQDADDAVRVAELVQAANKYASDAINERDVSVIPLVAEKKESAAVVQARKITDADAKAFDAAVARMPQTSGLLRRVQLVREGEKQLTTVRTNAFTSRMTGVQTEESYHTVQHPLMEISNELGYGSDNQASFGRTLYAVSLTQAAESLIRAIGTHLLVDDRDALAPGELETQLASFRSYAYLEQVGLQEFAGAATTEDMARLQKALADAGARGKQQTAAAAAEAAAAGKKFVAPPSMEAMIAAIATGKPAEDLAEQGITPESFFAASTLGFDAYRGVQVYLTDAALASAQDIADQARGDAITNAALVLAAVLVAFLLATWVARTMVTGMRRLSASAIEISGQRLPALIDQLSQSDPGKVDTRVTPIAIDTTDEIGEVARAFDHVHREAVRLAAEQALLRGNINAIFTNLSRRSQSLIERQLAMITSLEDNETDPDQLENLFKLDHLATRVRRNGENLLVLGGERPAQQWDRPLPLVDVVRAASSEVEQYERIRFAGLPEAQVQGEAVTDLVHLLAELLENATAFSSPHSLVQVTGSRLPDGRIMVEIHDEGIGLEADDFAVINHKLANPPTVDVDIAQHMGLFVVGRLAERHGIRVQLRPSAEKSGTTCLVMLPHTVAQRPADAMPDSDTLALAMIRNLPTSRSAGGAGPFGGSDSGDAFTDYEAWQDDPGRADPAQEAPASERPRRLPRRSPGGSRRGRGDGR, encoded by the coding sequence GTGCCGAACAACTCACCCACAGCGGAGGGACGGAGATCCCTCACCCGCAACTGGCCCGTGGGCAGACGGCTGCGCGCCGTTCTCCTCATCCCGGTGCTGGTGGCCCTCGTGTTCGGGGGCGTCCGGGTGAAACGTTCGGTGGACACCTGGCAGGACGCCGACGACGCGGTCCGCGTGGCCGAACTCGTCCAGGCCGCCAACAAGTACGCGAGCGACGCGATCAACGAGCGCGACGTGTCGGTCATCCCGCTCGTCGCGGAGAAGAAGGAGTCGGCCGCCGTCGTCCAGGCCCGGAAGATCACCGACGCGGACGCGAAGGCGTTCGACGCGGCGGTCGCCCGGATGCCGCAGACCAGCGGCCTGCTGCGGCGCGTGCAGCTGGTGCGCGAGGGCGAGAAGCAGCTCACCACGGTACGGACCAACGCGTTCACCTCACGGATGACCGGGGTGCAGACGGAGGAGAGCTACCACACCGTCCAGCATCCCTTGATGGAGATCTCCAACGAACTCGGGTACGGCAGCGACAACCAGGCCAGCTTCGGCCGGACGCTCTACGCCGTGTCCCTGACGCAGGCCGCCGAGTCCCTGATCCGGGCGATCGGCACGCATCTGCTGGTGGACGACCGCGACGCCCTCGCCCCGGGCGAACTGGAGACCCAGCTCGCCTCCTTCCGCTCGTACGCCTACCTCGAGCAGGTGGGTCTGCAGGAGTTCGCGGGCGCCGCCACCACCGAGGACATGGCACGGCTGCAGAAGGCGCTGGCCGACGCCGGCGCCCGGGGCAAGCAGCAGACCGCCGCGGCCGCCGCCGAGGCCGCGGCGGCGGGGAAGAAGTTCGTCGCGCCGCCCTCGATGGAGGCGATGATCGCCGCGATCGCCACCGGAAAGCCCGCCGAGGACCTCGCCGAGCAGGGCATCACCCCGGAGTCCTTCTTCGCCGCGTCCACCCTGGGCTTCGACGCCTACCGCGGCGTCCAGGTGTACCTCACCGACGCGGCGCTCGCCAGCGCCCAGGACATCGCCGACCAGGCGCGCGGGGACGCGATCACCAACGCCGCGCTGGTGCTCGCGGCGGTGCTCGTCGCCTTCCTGCTCGCCACCTGGGTGGCCCGCACGATGGTCACCGGCATGCGCCGGCTGAGCGCCTCCGCCATCGAGATCTCCGGACAGCGGCTGCCGGCCCTGATCGACCAGCTGTCACAGAGCGACCCCGGCAAGGTGGACACCCGGGTCACCCCCATCGCGATCGACACCACCGACGAGATCGGCGAGGTCGCCCGGGCCTTCGACCACGTCCACCGAGAGGCCGTCCGGCTCGCGGCCGAGCAGGCGCTGCTGCGCGGCAACATCAACGCGATCTTCACCAACCTCTCTCGCCGCAGCCAGTCCCTGATCGAACGTCAACTCGCCATGATCACCAGCCTGGAGGACAACGAGACGGACCCGGACCAGCTGGAGAACCTCTTCAAGCTGGACCACCTCGCCACCCGGGTGCGCCGCAACGGCGAGAACCTCCTGGTGCTCGGCGGGGAGAGGCCCGCCCAGCAGTGGGACCGTCCGCTGCCGCTGGTCGACGTCGTCCGGGCCGCCTCCTCGGAGGTGGAGCAGTACGAGCGCATCCGGTTCGCCGGCCTGCCGGAGGCGCAGGTCCAGGGCGAGGCCGTGACCGACCTCGTGCACCTGCTGGCCGAACTGCTGGAGAACGCCACCGCGTTCTCCTCCCCGCACTCGCTGGTGCAGGTGACCGGCTCCCGGCTTCCCGACGGCCGGATCATGGTCGAGATCCACGACGAGGGCATCGGCCTCGAGGCGGACGACTTCGCGGTGATCAACCACAAACTGGCCAACCCGCCGACCGTCGACGTCGACATCGCCCAGCACATGGGGCTGTTCGTGGTCGGCCGGCTCGCCGAACGGCACGGCATCCGCGTCCAGTTGCGCCCGTCCGCCGAGAAGTCCGGCACCACGTGCCTCGTCATGCTGCCCCACACGGTCGCCCAGCGCCCGGCCGACGCGATGCCCGACTCCGACACCCTGGCGCTGGCCATGATCAGGAACCTCCCCACGTCCCGGAGCGCGGGCGGCGCGGGGCCCTTCGGCGGCTCGGACTCCGGCGACGCCTTCACCGACTACGAGGCCTGGCAGGACGATCCCGGCAGGGCGGACCCGGCGCAGGAGGCGCCCGCGTCCGAGCGTCCGCGACGGCTCCCCCGCCGCTCGCCCGGAGGCAGCCGGCGGGGCCGGGGCGACGGACGCTGA
- a CDS encoding right-handed parallel beta-helix repeat-containing protein has translation MKKCHIAYLACTATLLGTGLGAASPATAGHTAHHVHLVHPGQSIQQAVDAAAPGDTVLVAFGTYRESVTVKTPGLTLRGMGRGTVIRPAAASAATAGTGSTATGAGAAEPAPKPAAKPATKPGAKPAAKPAAEPAAKAAEGCAESGNGVCVLGTKEHNVEDVTVANLTVTGFTRSGVYAMAADNLTVRNVTAEKNGVWGIAQEGSLHGVFRGNTARDNGDAGLFLANSVKEEMGAVDTEGTVVEHNRLEGNRIGVTVRRLRNLTLAANRLTGNCAAVFVVGDENKPRAGRVTVTENRIERNNKSCPKTARLDALQGSGIVLTGAEDSLITRNVIRDNVGASPLSGGIVLFKSFVGTPSERNRISDNTLEGNAPADLVNADTAGKGNTFEGNACAASKPAGLCRPADRTRR, from the coding sequence ATGAAGAAATGCCATATCGCGTACCTGGCGTGCACAGCGACCCTTCTCGGGACGGGGCTCGGCGCGGCCTCCCCCGCCACCGCCGGGCACACCGCGCACCACGTGCACCTGGTGCATCCAGGACAATCCATCCAGCAGGCGGTGGACGCCGCGGCGCCGGGCGACACCGTTCTGGTGGCCTTCGGCACGTACCGCGAGAGCGTCACGGTGAAGACGCCCGGACTGACCCTGCGCGGCATGGGCCGCGGCACGGTCATCCGACCGGCCGCCGCCTCCGCCGCCACGGCGGGCACAGGGAGCACGGCCACCGGCGCCGGCGCCGCCGAGCCCGCGCCGAAGCCCGCGGCCAAGCCCGCGACGAAGCCCGGCGCGAAGCCGGCCGCCAAGCCCGCCGCCGAGCCCGCCGCCAAGGCCGCCGAGGGCTGCGCCGAGAGCGGCAACGGCGTCTGCGTGCTCGGCACGAAGGAACACAACGTCGAGGACGTCACCGTCGCGAACCTGACCGTCACGGGCTTCACCAGGTCCGGCGTCTACGCCATGGCCGCCGACAACCTGACCGTGCGCAACGTCACCGCCGAGAAGAACGGGGTGTGGGGCATCGCCCAGGAGGGCTCCCTGCACGGCGTGTTCCGGGGCAACACCGCACGGGACAACGGTGACGCGGGCCTCTTCCTCGCCAACTCGGTCAAGGAGGAGATGGGCGCCGTCGACACCGAGGGAACAGTCGTCGAACACAACCGGCTCGAGGGCAACCGGATCGGCGTCACCGTCCGCCGACTGCGCAACCTCACCCTCGCGGCCAACCGCCTCACCGGCAACTGCGCCGCGGTGTTCGTCGTCGGCGACGAGAACAAGCCGCGGGCCGGACGGGTGACGGTGACGGAGAACCGCATCGAGCGCAACAACAAGTCCTGCCCGAAGACCGCCCGGCTGGACGCCCTGCAGGGCTCCGGCATCGTCCTCACCGGCGCCGAGGACAGTCTGATCACCCGCAACGTCATCAGGGACAACGTCGGCGCGTCACCGCTGTCCGGCGGCATCGTCCTGTTCAAGAGCTTCGTCGGCACCCCGAGCGAGCGGAACCGGATCAGCGACAACACGCTCGAGGGCAACGCCCCGGCGGACCTGGTCAACGCGGACACCGCAGGCAAGGGCAACACCTTCGAGGGCAATGCCTGCGCGGCGTCGAAGCCCGCCGGCCTGTGCCGCCCGGCCGACCGCACCCGTCGCTGA
- a CDS encoding acyl carrier protein — MTDRITVEELAELMKKSAGVTVAPDELRQQDTAFATLGVDSLGLLGIVGELENRYGTPMPPDAERSKTPRQFLDLVNSALMTGA, encoded by the coding sequence ATGACCGACCGCATCACCGTGGAAGAGCTGGCCGAACTCATGAAGAAGTCCGCCGGCGTCACCGTCGCGCCGGACGAGCTCCGGCAGCAGGACACCGCCTTCGCGACCCTGGGCGTGGACTCGCTCGGGCTGCTGGGCATCGTGGGCGAGCTGGAGAACCGGTACGGCACGCCGATGCCCCCGGACGCCGAGCGCTCCAAGACGCCCCGGCAGTTCCTCGACCTCGTCAACAGCGCACTCATGACAGGAGCGTGA
- a CDS encoding TcmI family type II polyketide cyclase, which produces MPPTHQALIVARMAPGSAPDIAKVFEDSDRGELPRLVGVVRRSLFQFGDVYMHLIESERDPGPAIAKITGHPEFRDVSERLSSYVSAYDPETWRSPKDAMAQRFYLWEREPAR; this is translated from the coding sequence ATGCCCCCCACGCACCAAGCACTGATCGTCGCCCGGATGGCCCCGGGATCGGCACCCGACATCGCCAAGGTGTTCGAGGACTCCGACCGCGGGGAGCTTCCCCGGCTCGTCGGCGTCGTCCGGCGCAGCCTCTTCCAGTTCGGCGACGTCTACATGCATCTCATCGAGTCCGAGCGCGACCCCGGGCCCGCCATCGCCAAGATCACCGGGCACCCCGAGTTCCGGGACGTCAGCGAGCGGCTGTCCTCGTACGTCAGCGCGTACGACCCCGAGACCTGGCGGTCCCCCAAGGACGCCATGGCGCAGCGCTTCTACCTCTGGGAGCGCGAGCCGGCCCGCTGA
- a CDS encoding sugar ABC transporter permease — protein MRAVARAMESGVAVFRRKLSAGELGSLPVVLVLAVVWITFQSLNENFLSPRNLSNLSVDIVGTGLIAVGIVFVLLLGELDLSVGSVSGLAAAVFAVLNVNHGAPEWLALIVAVLAGTVAGTVQGYSIARTRVPAFVVTLAGLLTWNGLMLAILGDSGTVNLDENGLIARLTSYYFTQPAVAYGLAALAAGAYFLACDLDRRRRRAVDMPHRSLRGTVVRTAGLAAVAFTVAYLLNRFQGLPLALLVFLVVVAGLDVMLRRTHYGRQVYALGGSVEASRRASLSVTWVQTAVLAVSGTMAAVGGLFLASRITSVSQSSGSGVLLVNAIAAAVIGGTSLFGGRGTTWSAVLGMLVIQSIASGMAITDTPPAVQFIITGGVLFAAVVIDALSRRSQESHGRA, from the coding sequence ATGCGGGCCGTCGCCCGCGCGATGGAGAGCGGGGTGGCGGTTTTCCGGCGCAAGCTGAGCGCCGGAGAACTGGGTTCGCTCCCCGTCGTCCTCGTCCTGGCCGTCGTCTGGATCACCTTCCAGTCCCTCAACGAGAACTTCCTCTCGCCCCGCAACCTGTCCAATCTCAGCGTGGACATCGTGGGCACGGGACTGATCGCCGTCGGCATCGTCTTCGTGCTGCTGCTCGGCGAACTCGACCTCTCCGTCGGCTCGGTCAGCGGCCTGGCCGCGGCCGTGTTCGCCGTGCTGAACGTGAACCACGGGGCGCCGGAATGGCTCGCGCTGATCGTCGCGGTGCTGGCGGGCACGGTCGCGGGGACCGTACAGGGCTACTCCATCGCCCGGACCCGGGTGCCGGCGTTCGTGGTCACGCTGGCCGGCCTGCTCACCTGGAACGGCCTCATGCTCGCGATCCTCGGCGACAGCGGCACCGTCAACCTGGACGAGAACGGCCTGATCGCCAGGCTGACGAGCTACTACTTCACGCAGCCCGCCGTCGCCTACGGCCTCGCGGCACTCGCCGCGGGCGCGTACTTCCTCGCCTGCGACCTGGACCGGCGCCGCCGCCGGGCCGTCGACATGCCGCACCGCTCGCTGCGCGGCACCGTCGTGCGCACGGCCGGGCTCGCGGCGGTCGCCTTCACCGTCGCCTACCTGCTGAACCGGTTCCAGGGGCTGCCGCTGGCCCTGCTGGTCTTCCTCGTGGTGGTGGCCGGTCTCGACGTGATGCTGCGCCGCACGCACTACGGACGGCAGGTCTACGCGCTCGGCGGGAGCGTCGAGGCGTCCCGCCGGGCCAGTCTCAGCGTGACCTGGGTGCAGACGGCGGTGCTCGCGGTCTCGGGCACGATGGCCGCGGTCGGCGGCCTGTTCCTGGCCTCGCGCATCACCTCGGTGAGCCAGAGCTCGGGGTCGGGCGTGCTGCTGGTGAACGCCATCGCGGCGGCCGTCATCGGCGGCACCAGTCTGTTCGGCGGACGCGGCACCACATGGTCGGCGGTGCTGGGCATGCTGGTGATCCAGTCGATCGCGTCCGGCATGGCCATCACGGACACCCCCCCGGCCGTCCAGTTCATCATCACCGGCGGCGTGCTGTTCGCCGCGGTGGTCATCGACGCCCTGTCGCGCCGCTCGCAGGAGTCCCACGGCCGCGCGTGA
- a CDS encoding SRPBCC family protein produces the protein MSGHTQNEITIAAPLELVWEITNDLENWPRLFSEYASVEILSREGRRTTFRLTMHPDENGTVWSWVSEREPDRDTRTVKARRVETGPFDHMDIHWRYEEVPGGTRMVWTQDFAMKPQAPVDDEWMTDNINRNSKVQMALIRDRIEKAAAERGATPGLTD, from the coding sequence ATGTCCGGACACACGCAGAACGAGATCACCATCGCGGCGCCCCTGGAACTGGTCTGGGAGATCACCAACGACCTGGAGAACTGGCCTCGGCTGTTCAGCGAGTACGCCTCGGTCGAGATCCTCTCCCGCGAGGGCCGCAGGACCACCTTCCGGCTGACCATGCATCCGGACGAGAACGGCACCGTGTGGAGCTGGGTCTCGGAGCGGGAGCCGGACCGGGACACCCGCACGGTCAAGGCCCGCCGGGTCGAGACGGGACCCTTCGACCACATGGACATCCACTGGCGGTACGAGGAGGTGCCCGGGGGCACGCGGATGGTCTGGACACAGGACTTCGCGATGAAGCCGCAGGCGCCGGTCGACGACGAGTGGATGACCGACAACATCAACCGGAACTCCAAGGTCCAGATGGCCCTGATCCGGGACCGCATCGAGAAGGCGGCCGCCGAGCGCGGCGCCACGCCCGGTCTGACCGACTGA
- a CDS encoding methyltransferase — MTTVQSRKLSDPPEQDPPPAPPPSMRLRELAFGAACAAALRAAARLGVADALGDSPLPVEDLAAAVKAEPRQLRRLLRALSCYGVFAERPDGTFAHTDVSRLLREDDPNSLRAITLWCTEPWTWDAWPLLDEAVRTGRNVVEGLYGKEFFSYLNEDAPESADVFNRAMTTSSVQSARDVAEFLDLSGCSSVADLGGGQGHVVASLLDKYPAMRGALLDLPRVVENAVPRLRAGGDLAGRARIVPGDVREAVPVEADVYVIKNILEWDDESTARTLRNVREAGGPGTRVVVIENLVDDTPSMRFSTAMDLMLLLNVGGAKHTTESMVSRLTDAGLVIDDISPVNPYLHAFDCHVPG; from the coding sequence ATGACGACCGTTCAGTCCCGCAAGCTGTCGGACCCGCCCGAGCAGGACCCGCCCCCCGCCCCACCGCCCTCCATGCGGCTGCGGGAGCTCGCGTTCGGGGCCGCGTGCGCCGCCGCCCTGCGCGCGGCCGCCCGGCTGGGCGTCGCCGACGCCCTCGGCGACAGCCCGCTGCCCGTGGAGGACCTCGCGGCCGCGGTGAAGGCCGAGCCCCGCCAGCTGCGGCGGCTGCTGCGGGCCCTGTCCTGCTACGGCGTCTTCGCCGAGCGGCCGGACGGGACGTTCGCGCACACCGACGTCTCCCGGCTGCTGCGCGAGGACGACCCGAACAGCCTGCGCGCCATCACCCTGTGGTGCACCGAGCCCTGGACCTGGGACGCCTGGCCGCTGCTGGACGAGGCGGTGCGCACCGGGCGCAACGTCGTGGAGGGCCTGTACGGCAAGGAGTTCTTCTCCTACCTCAACGAGGACGCCCCGGAGTCGGCCGACGTCTTCAACCGCGCGATGACGACGTCCAGCGTGCAGTCGGCGCGGGACGTCGCGGAGTTCCTGGACCTGTCGGGTTGTTCGTCGGTCGCCGACCTCGGCGGCGGCCAGGGGCACGTGGTGGCGAGCCTGCTGGACAAGTACCCGGCGATGCGGGGCGCCCTGCTCGACCTGCCCCGGGTGGTGGAGAACGCGGTGCCGAGGCTGCGCGCCGGCGGCGACCTCGCGGGCCGGGCCCGGATCGTGCCCGGCGACGTGCGCGAGGCGGTCCCTGTCGAGGCCGACGTCTACGTCATCAAGAACATCCTCGAGTGGGACGACGAGAGCACCGCCCGCACGCTGCGCAACGTCCGCGAGGCGGGCGGCCCGGGCACCCGGGTCGTGGTCATCGAGAACCTCGTCGACGACACGCCGTCGATGCGGTTCAGCACCGCCATGGACCTGATGCTGCTGCTCAACGTCGGCGGGGCGAAGCACACCACCGAGAGCATGGTCTCCCGGCTGACCGACGCCGGGCTCGTCATCGACGACATCAGCCCGGTCAACCCGTATCTGCACGCGTTCGACTGTCACGTCCCGGGCTGA
- a CDS encoding sugar ABC transporter substrate-binding protein: MKACIRDTAMALTVLCTAAVLAACGADAGGEPRGGGNGPRIGLLLPDATTPRWEAQDRPLLEKRIARLCADCEVEHANAKGDVALQQEQMESMITKGVDAIVLVAVDARSLRPAVTKAHEAGIPVIAYDRLAEGPISGYVSFDGVEVGRLQGRALLRAMGDKVPGAQIVMMNGDPSDPNAKAFQRGALSVLAGKVKIGKAYDTPQWRPETAHMNMSGALAALGPESIDGVYAANDGLAGGSVSALKANKVTPLPPVTGQDAELPALRRIVGGDQYMTVFKPFGPEAAAGGAMAVAAARGESLEPVATGEVPTRDGEAVASVLLTPVSVTVDNIGDTVVKDGLHTVQQICTPQLRAACDRAGLT, from the coding sequence ATGAAGGCCTGCATTCGGGACACGGCGATGGCCCTGACCGTGCTCTGCACGGCTGCGGTCCTGGCCGCCTGCGGGGCGGACGCCGGAGGCGAACCCCGCGGCGGCGGGAACGGGCCGCGCATCGGTCTGCTGCTGCCGGACGCCACCACACCCCGCTGGGAGGCCCAGGACAGGCCGCTGCTGGAGAAGCGGATCGCCCGGCTGTGCGCCGACTGCGAGGTCGAACACGCCAACGCCAAGGGCGATGTGGCGCTCCAGCAGGAGCAGATGGAATCGATGATCACCAAGGGTGTGGACGCCATCGTGCTGGTGGCCGTGGACGCGCGCTCGCTCAGACCCGCGGTCACCAAGGCCCATGAGGCCGGCATCCCCGTCATCGCCTACGACCGGCTCGCCGAGGGCCCCATCTCGGGTTACGTCTCCTTCGACGGCGTGGAGGTCGGCAGGCTCCAGGGCAGGGCCCTGCTGCGGGCGATGGGCGACAAGGTGCCCGGCGCGCAGATCGTCATGATGAACGGCGACCCGAGCGACCCCAACGCCAAGGCGTTCCAGCGGGGCGCGCTGTCCGTGCTCGCCGGGAAGGTGAAGATCGGCAAGGCGTACGACACCCCGCAGTGGCGGCCGGAGACCGCGCACATGAACATGTCCGGGGCGCTGGCGGCGCTCGGCCCGGAGTCCATCGACGGGGTCTACGCGGCCAACGACGGTCTCGCCGGCGGCAGCGTCTCCGCCCTGAAGGCAAACAAGGTCACCCCGCTGCCGCCGGTCACCGGGCAGGACGCCGAACTTCCCGCGCTGCGCCGCATCGTCGGCGGCGACCAGTACATGACCGTCTTCAAGCCGTTCGGGCCCGAGGCGGCGGCCGGCGGCGCCATGGCCGTGGCGGCCGCGCGCGGGGAGAGCCTCGAACCCGTCGCCACCGGCGAGGTGCCCACCCGCGACGGGGAGGCCGTCGCGTCCGTGCTGCTCACGCCGGTGTCCGTGACGGTCGACAACATCGGGGACACGGTCGTCAAGGACGGCCTGCACACCGTCCAGCAGATCTGCACGCCTCAGCTGCGGGCCGCCTGCGACAGGGCCGGACTCACCTGA
- a CDS encoding ATP-binding cassette domain-containing protein produces the protein MVCVPDPPLLALRGVCKRFGVVKVLDDIELEIHSGQVVALLGDNGAGKSTLVKVISGVAPAEKGVIEWRGAPVHIRRPHDARDLGIATVYQDLALCGNLDVVGNLFLGREIRRFGFLDEVEMERRTRQLLERLTRGLPDLRGPVVSLSGGQRQTVAIARSLLGDPRILLLDEPTASLGFEQSTEVLDLVDRLRDRGLGVLLISHNMGDVKALADRAVVLRLGRNNGFFDVNTASQEQIVSSITGATENVPRRPAGREAGW, from the coding sequence GTGGTTTGCGTGCCGGATCCCCCCTTGCTGGCGCTGCGCGGGGTGTGCAAGCGCTTCGGCGTCGTCAAGGTCCTCGACGACATCGAGCTGGAGATCCACTCCGGTCAGGTCGTCGCCCTGCTCGGCGACAACGGGGCCGGCAAGTCCACCCTCGTCAAGGTGATCTCCGGGGTGGCCCCCGCGGAGAAGGGCGTCATCGAGTGGCGGGGCGCGCCGGTGCACATCCGGCGGCCGCACGACGCCCGGGACCTCGGCATCGCCACCGTCTACCAGGACCTGGCGCTGTGCGGGAACCTCGACGTCGTCGGCAACCTGTTCCTCGGCCGGGAGATCCGCCGGTTCGGGTTCCTCGACGAGGTGGAGATGGAACGCCGTACCCGGCAGCTGCTGGAACGCCTGACCCGGGGCCTGCCCGATCTGCGCGGCCCCGTCGTCTCGCTCTCCGGCGGTCAGCGGCAGACGGTGGCCATCGCCCGCTCACTCCTGGGCGACCCGCGGATCCTGCTCCTGGACGAACCGACCGCGTCCCTCGGGTTCGAGCAGAGCACCGAGGTCCTCGACCTGGTGGACCGGTTGCGCGACCGCGGACTGGGCGTGCTGCTCATCAGCCACAACATGGGCGACGTGAAGGCGCTCGCCGACCGTGCCGTCGTGCTGCGTCTGGGGCGCAACAACGGCTTCTTCGACGTGAACACCGCGTCGCAGGAGCAGATCGTCTCGTCCATCACCGGCGCCACGGAGAACGTTCCGCGCCGGCCGGCCGGCCGGGAGGCGGGGTGGTGA
- a CDS encoding ketosynthase chain-length factor, which yields MSEPLPRRAAVTGIGVVAPNGASTETFWKSAKEGISVLERITREGCEHLPLRVAGQVRDFDPSAAIEERYLVQTDRFTHFAMAAADLALDDAGLGRPETDAAPYSVGVVTAAGSGGGEFGQRELQQLWSLGSRYVGPYQSIAWFYAASTGQISIRRGFKGPCSVVAADEAGGLDALAHAARAVRRGTDVIVAGATEAPIAPYSMVCQLGYEELSTVDDPARAYRPFTSAACGFVPAEGGAMVVVEAAETARARGARVRAFLAGHAATFTGASRWEESRQGLAEAIRGALEEADCAPEEIDVVFADALGVPAADRAEALAIVDALGPHGARVPVTAPKTGIGRGYCAAPLMDTAAAVLAMEHGLIPPTPNVFDICHDLDLVTGRARTAQVRTALVLSRGLMGSNSALVLRHGVADAS from the coding sequence ATGAGCGAACCCCTGCCACGGCGCGCGGCCGTCACGGGAATCGGCGTGGTCGCGCCCAACGGAGCCAGCACCGAGACCTTCTGGAAGTCCGCGAAGGAGGGCATCAGCGTCCTGGAGCGGATCACCCGCGAGGGCTGTGAGCACCTCCCGCTGCGGGTGGCCGGCCAGGTCCGCGACTTCGACCCGTCGGCGGCGATCGAGGAGCGCTACCTCGTCCAGACCGACCGGTTCACGCACTTCGCGATGGCCGCCGCCGACCTCGCGCTGGACGACGCCGGCCTCGGCCGGCCGGAGACCGACGCCGCGCCGTACTCCGTCGGCGTGGTCACCGCGGCCGGCTCCGGCGGCGGCGAGTTCGGCCAGCGCGAGCTCCAGCAGCTGTGGAGCTTGGGGAGCCGTTACGTCGGCCCGTACCAGTCCATCGCCTGGTTCTACGCCGCCAGCACCGGACAGATCTCCATTCGCCGCGGGTTCAAGGGCCCCTGCTCGGTCGTCGCCGCCGACGAGGCCGGCGGCCTCGACGCCCTCGCCCACGCGGCGCGGGCCGTGCGGCGCGGCACCGACGTGATCGTGGCCGGCGCGACCGAGGCGCCGATCGCGCCGTACTCGATGGTCTGCCAGCTCGGCTACGAGGAACTCAGCACGGTCGACGACCCGGCCCGTGCCTACCGCCCGTTCACGTCGGCGGCCTGCGGGTTCGTACCGGCCGAGGGCGGCGCCATGGTCGTGGTGGAGGCGGCGGAGACCGCCCGGGCGCGCGGCGCGCGGGTGCGGGCCTTCCTCGCCGGGCACGCTGCCACCTTCACCGGCGCCTCCCGCTGGGAGGAGTCCCGGCAGGGCCTCGCCGAGGCGATCCGGGGAGCACTGGAGGAGGCGGACTGCGCCCCGGAGGAAATCGACGTGGTCTTCGCCGACGCGCTCGGCGTCCCGGCGGCGGACCGCGCCGAGGCCCTGGCCATCGTCGACGCACTCGGCCCGCACGGCGCCCGGGTGCCCGTCACCGCGCCCAAGACCGGTATCGGCCGCGGCTACTGCGCGGCGCCGCTGATGGACACCGCGGCGGCGGTGCTCGCCATGGAGCACGGCCTGATCCCGCCCACTCCCAACGTCTTCGACATCTGCCATGACCTCGACCTCGTGACCGGCCGCGCCCGTACCGCGCAGGTGCGCACGGCCCTGGTCCTGAGCCGGGGGCTCATGGGCTCCAACTCGGCGCTGGTGCTGCGGCACGGCGTCGCCGACGCCTCGTAG